From Perca flavescens isolate YP-PL-M2 chromosome 19, PFLA_1.0, whole genome shotgun sequence:
TTATATGTTAAGATGATACTTCACAGACCCCTCACCCTCCTTCTCCAGCCTTAGGGTGGAACCAGCAAACCTTTTAAGGTGCAATGATAGAGTATCAATAAGGTGATGACCTCATCTGGGGCTTCTGAAGTCAAGGATCTCTGATTAGAGGTGCATTGATCCCCTGGGACTTGCTGCAGAAGTGGCCATAATAGGATGTGATGTTTTTGGCCTGGGGCTGCTGTACTCCGCTAAGGCGTTGCCAGGGAACTGCACTGGTACGCCGGCTGTGAAGTACTCAGCTGGCTTGTGGTAGGTGAGGCTGCTGTTTTTGATCGAAGCCTGCCTtcgtgttggtgtgtgtgtgcacgccaTAAATGGTCAATGATTCAAAGGCCCATACCAGGCCACTCAGCACTATGAAAATGTAGGTATGTGACTCACGAGGAACCAATAAAACAATGCTTCTAAAACTCAATAAAACAGCTGCTTTATCTTTGCCTTTTACAAATCTGCAGAATTTGCTCAACCCCTGGCTTGACCTCCAGTGTAGGGAACTACATCATGAAACTTTGATATTTCACTTTACCTGTGGCTGCGCGTTTACAACGCCTTTTCGAGCTAGTCTCGAAGCCACATAAATTAAGACTGATACTGTAATCAACAGCAGATGTCTGCAGGAGACGGCTGTTGACACGTTTGTCTGTGAATCATCGCATATCATGTGCAGTCAACTCCACACCGGACACACGGCGAACCGATCATATATCACAACAGCTGACGTCAGGAAGTCTTAGGAATGAGGTTCGACCCAGCCAAGAATGTCCCATTGTTCTGAgtgtgtattgttgtgtgtgtttgtcttagCTCATGCAGCATATCCAGCTCTCAAGGGTCTATTGGCCTCATGACCGAAGCCAGGAGTTAAATCAAAGATGGGATCTTGCATAACTTGGCAAATGAGTTAGATGACGAGATTTTCTTAACATGTGTGCCAACCTTCTGTTTAAGGTACAATGCTGCAGTCTACGTGATTATCATGTACTGTAATCTTATTTGAaaattcatatatatattttatatgaatATGTTTCCGAAGTTTTGACTTTGGCATCCTTTTGTGGCCATGTGCTGCTTTAACGAGATGTTCACTGAAAccgaaaacaaataaaatggaaacaaaACCAGTCCATAATAGAAGTTTTTAGTTTTGGCACTACTTCTGTTTCTACTCTACTTTTTACCACCCCACTATTAGTTTTATCAGAGACTGTCCTTGCTCGTGTCTGATAGATACCATCCTGTTCTGACTCTTTGTGTCTATGTAACCCCATAGAAGGAGCCCCTCTAAAAGAGTTTATTTAAACAGAGCCCAGTGACGACCCTGCAGGGTTCAGCTCGACtcagataagataagatgagataagagCAAAGGTGAGAAAGTCGCCGAGGTGAGATATTTTGGCAGGATGGCCGGTTTGGCACTCGCCAACTATTGCTCCCCCAGTTGCTAAGctcctttgtttgtgtgttgctcTGCCTTTGGCATCAGTGGAGCGTATCAGGTTACATGTGGGAATGAGGTGTAGTGTTAGTTCAGCAGTTCCTTTGTCCCCGGAGTGGTGAATCTACTAGCTAATGAATGTGGGAGCTACACTGTGTAATTGCATACCTACAGTTTTATTCTAAATTCGGCCCTAAATAGAATCTGAATGTTGaataaataatttgattacacATCCAAATCTACTATCACATTGTTGATATGGTATGGTGGAGTTGTGGGAAGTCGATTTGATGCACACAGTCTATTGTTTGATTTTGATTTCTCACCAAAGCAGTTATTTTCTTGTACGAAGCCAACTTCAATTGGATGATAACTCCAAGTATGAGGTGTAACTAGTGCCCGTTGATTTAATggaattgtccaaaaaaaagtattgtctTGGTAACACGTTATTGGAAAAagggaggattttttttttccatttgtttcGTAAAGCTTAAGAGAGGTTAAATGCACACGCTGTGTTAATAGAAGACACATTTTGGCGTTTACAGTTAGAAATACCTGTGTTAACTCTCTCCTGTACTTCCCCGTTATTAAGGACAGACACATCTACAATTACATGTAACAAGTAGAATTTTCCTGTTTATTTGCGTCAAAATGTAACCAGATCTGCATTTGTGAGCTGTGACAGGACCTCTCAACACCTGTGTCTTGTAGTGCTGCTATGTCTGTGTTTACTAAATGTTGCCATTGGTGCTAATGTGtctgcatatacagtatgttgaaagaacTACTGGTGTTCACACAAGCCTTTTTAGACATGGCCACTTCAGCCAATTTACAGAGTCAAACAGTGTCAGTGTCCGGAAGTACCCACAGTATTGCAACCCCATTCTAAAGAACGTTTTACCACTTGCCATTTAAAATATCACTTCTTAAAGGAATAGGAACAGggatttattgatttttcagtcttctgctaagctaagctaactggctgctgacCCCAGCTTCATATTGAATGTACATTTATtgtcacagttttttttcttataatagTAAAAGCCTTTACTACGTTTACCTTAACTGTCTAACAATATTTCTTAAACCATCAGTTTAATTCTCTATCTTACAAATAACATTCTGTATTTAACACCTCTGCTGTTCTAATTCGACAGTTCTGTTTGACATGTGAGTGGCAGGCCTTAATGAAATGGGTTGCTCAACTGCATTTACATTTTGGTGAGCAGTAAATGTGTAGTGTGTTCTCTAGTACATACTCGCCATAGTTTCCAAAACGATATTTCAGGATTATCCCTTTTCTAAGCACATACAATATGACAGATGAGTTCACCACCCCGGCTCAGCCAGTATCAACAGTATCACTTACTTACAGTCTACCTTTTTCCATCTTTCAGGACTTCAGGACTGACTTTGAGGTTGTCAAGTGTTGGCTTTagagatttgttttgaaaatagtaataaaaggACACATTTGCACAGATAAAATTGAGGTGTtaccattttaaaatgttctttttgacAAACCTAAACTTGAACTGCAGTCCACCCAGAACGATTGTACCAcattcattttcttcttctctatCAACGCACATTATAACAAGTTACTTAGCTTGAAAGCCCATTTTGAGTCACTCTCCTGTTACTCCCTGTGTGGTTTTCCACCTTCTCTGACTCAGTACCAGCTGCAACACTTAAATTTTCCTTTGCTAACATATATATTGTAATTCCCCAGCAATGCCAGCTCAAGTTGAAAAGTTCAAATGTAAAACAGAGGCTAGAGCTGTTGAGGAAGGATTGCCATAAAACACAGCAGGCTGTAGATTACACAGGAGAATACAATAcacttgttgtgtgtgtgtgtgtgtgtgtgtgtgtgtgtgtgtgtgtgtgtgtgtgtgtgtgtgtgtgtgtgtgtgtgtgtgtggagcttaAAGACATCTCTATCATTATTTGAAAAGTCTATCATTTAGTGAAAGAATTATTTAACTCATGTTCAGTGTCCTTTTCCCCATTACCTCATCTGTTACTGCCAGGTATGCAAGGTATCTATTTATAGCTAGTGGAGGTTAATGAAAAATACATGATCTCTTTCTTGTCTTCCTCAGGTACGAACACTATTTGTCAGTGGGCTACCACTGGATATTAAGCCGCGGGAGCTCTATCTCCTGTTCAGACCATTTAaggtatgtttgtatgttttaaatGGATGGGCTACAGCTATTCTTAGAAGCTTTTCTTTCCAGCAGTCAATGGGACCTCCATTAATGGTGATGAAATAAACGGCAATGGAAACTCTCCCGCAAggttcaagtgtgtgtgttcctaAAGCTGAGGTTCAATCACATCttgatcgtgtgtgtgtgtgtgtgtgtgtgtgtgtgtgtgtgtgagtgtgtgtgagtgtgtgtgagtgtgtgtgagtgttgtgagtgtgtgtgagtgtgtgtgagtgtgtgtgtgtgtgtgtgtgtgtgtgtgtgtgtggtggaaaAATGGCTCGCTGCCtgcaatacaaaaacaaagctGTTCACTTCACCTCAGAAACTTCACTTTGTCACAGGCCCTAGAGTTTAGTTCAGGTGACTGCATGTAGATGTTGCAAGCTTTTTGGACCGTCACCCTAGAATGATGCACTTGAATGGCTCAGCTGCAACACATTTAAAGTGAATAATGACACAATTGCTATGCATCTAATCCCTTTCTTGGATAATGCTCATTATATGTACTCTGAGTAAACTGTTTATATCATTAGCATCGAAAGCAGTAAATCTCGATTAAAGACACAACAATCGGTCCATGTGGTCTTCATAAGAGGTCTTTGACTTGACTAATGTTTTTAGTAAATGCAAGCGTTATGCAATATTTTGGCAGAAATGGATATGTATACTCAGCAAATTAAAGCATTTGTCACTGTGAAGAGACACCTTTTcacatttctgacattttctttctttgtttcaggGCTATGAAGGCTCCTTGATAAAACTCACTTCTAAACAGGTATGCTATAGGCAGCACTGAGGGCTGCGTCTCTATACAATGAAACTGATGAATGAAAACATCAGTCTTTTATCATGCTGTTACGGCTCGCATTACCCAATTTCTCGCTCATCAACACCTTCAACTTTTTTGTCTCTTCTTTGTCCTATTTCTTCCCCCTCTCTGTGTTCATGGCTTGTTGACTATGAAGGATTAGCACCCTTTGTCAGGAAGTACCTGGAaatgggggggagagagaggaaaaaagtgtTGCACCAACTTGCCTTTGGCAGTCGGATAGTATGCTTGTAGTCGCAGACATTCAACTCCGGTGGGATGTGCGGGGATGAGACGGGAAAAGAATTTTGAGGTGTCAAAGCGAGCGTTTTGACAAGAGCAGTACTGACGGTTGAGTTTTGCCTCCAGGGGCGCAGGACTGAAAATGAGCTCAGCTGACAGGTGTCCACATCCAGATTTAAGCAATTTAGCCTCATGTCCGTGTACTTATTACCACGTCACGCTGTTTCCCATAAAGACATGACATGCTCGTTAGAAGGGTTTAGGGTAATTTAGATTTGTGCTGAGTATAATACCTCTTACACTAAGAACAaaggaaagcttttttttccGGTGGGGGAATTTGCATGGTTtgggattttccttttttgtttcaTTGTGGTTGCATGCTGTCAAAAACTTTTTCAAAGGCAATTAGCAGCTATTCAAACATCGTATATATAAAGGCATGTAGGTCCAGGTTATCTCTGTTATCAGTAAGGGTTGTTGTGATACTAATAATGCGTTGTGTTGTGTCTAGTATAACGAGTATTTTTgctaaaaaatgacaaatttttTTGGTTTAAGTgacttcccccccccccaccccaactaATGGTAATGATGATGGTGGCACAAATCAATCGTCCTTCCAGTCCAAGAACACACAGCCATCTCCATATATAGCAAGAGCCAGATCACAGACCCTTTTCTATTTATATTCCTGTTACGCTTCCTCCTTCTGACGTCTTCACTTAGtcctttcttttttcatctttcttttcccttctcctcctctttctctacTTGTTCAAAACTCCCATAACCCAAGACTGCTTTTCCAGATCACACGCAGCAGTGCGACCCCATGGGAGCAACATGTTTAGAGATTTTGTTTTCTCCCCACCTCCTCTCAACATcgccatgcacacacacatacaccgcaAAAAGTGCATTCTTTGTTGACAACTGCAACAGCGGTTAGAAATCTGACAACGAAACCTGCACTTTTACTATTGCGGGCACAGGCTCTAGAGTGATTTAACCAGAATACAAAACAAGCACTGCGTGGAATGGATATATTGCATGGTTTTTGATTGACAGGTCTGTTCAGGGAGGTCTTAAAAACTATTTCTACCTCTcactttctttcatttttaatcTCACCTTTAACCTCTAAATTTTAATTCTCAAGACCCCCGTACCCCCATTTCTctacttttttctctctctatctcttctcCTTTTTCAGCTTTCACccccctctctgcctctctcacacacactcttaacATGCACTTTCTTGCTCTGACATTGCCCGTATTTGGGCATAGGGGAGCTGAATGATGAACTCTCCTTGTGCAGTGTAAGTGTCCAGCCTCCATttctctcttcccccccccccacctcgctcactctctctctctctgtcgccgCGGTTTTATAAACAGGGCaagagaaagaggcagaggGGGGTTGGGAATAatatcaaaaaaaagaaatcttacaaaaaagaaaaacatgtctATGTCACTCAGACAGAAATGCAGACTCAGTTTTCTGCCTTAAACCATGTTTCTTCCTTTTGTTCTGTCTTCTTGTCTCCCCAGCCAGTGGGGTTTGTCAGCTTTGACAGCCGATCAGAAGCGGAGGCTGCTAAGAATGCCTTGAACGTAAGTGTCATGCCCTCTTCGTGCTCCTCTCAAGCACCAGCTCGGCACTAGTATATCTTGTGATGACTTAGAATCGCATCTCTCTGCCTTCTGTGCAAATGCATTTGATATCAAGGAAATCCAGACATTCCTGCATTTCCTATCACATgctaaaagacagaaaaaggtaGTGCTGGTAGACATGCTGTTGTTGCTCTGaatttgtgtctaaatgtttGGGTTTGAGTAAATAAAGCCTTTTTTCTTAAAGCTTTGCCATGGATCCTGCAAGGTCAGGAGGAACATTAGCTCTTCTTCTACATATAAATAGCAGATATTGATCTAGGGTTTAATTTTAATCTCACTTATTTCAGAATGTAGCTCAGTAGAAAGCCTTGATGAGGCAGAATATGAAACAGAGCCCATCCTCACAGGGTTTTATTCAGCTCACTTGAAACAAAGTAGACAGTAATGAATACCAGTTCTCACCCAGCTTTATTTTcccattgttttctttttgaagGTGTCTAGATATACACCACCCCTTCTAATGCTTCTTAAGTTTTTGTTGATGCCTTTGTCACAGAAAAAGATCAGTTTTACCATCCTCCTAAAGTTGGACCGTGACAACGCGAGTGGAGTCTGTCAACTTTCAGATGTTACCATATTGGTGCGcatcaaaggcagagcagagaGTGGAAGAAAGGatagaaattattttattatgagCCAACAATAGTCTGACTGTTTCCATAGAATCACACAGTGGGACTGAGAAATGAACAGTGCTCTTGTTTTTCGGGGAAAGCTGCGTTCCCCGGGGTCATATGGAGATAAGCCAGATTTTGCAAACATCTATCTGCATATTGAAATATGGGCAAGACAGAGAAAACCGAGGGAAGGAAGGGGATTTGTTTCCTGTCATAGCAGAACAgaaatcttttaaaataacACTTGATTCTCGCACCATTATATCAATTATAATCATCACCAAACAATCCATACAGAAGtgcaaagaaggaaaaaaaaacattttaaggtaGAGATTCAACACCGTACAAACTGAGATGTGCTCAGGCCTCATTATATCCATGTCCTATCCTTATTATACCTCTGTAGCCTCAACTGGCAGAAGCTGCGAGCGCACTGAGCCAAGGCAATCCTAGTTAATTCCCTCCCCTTCATGAGAAGAGTCATCCCTCGCTTGTTTCAGCTCAGCGTTGCCCGAGCCTGCAGGGACGAGTCGAGAAAACCATCCTTCCAGCTCTTTAGCTGCAGAGAACTTTGCTCTTGACTGCTTTTTGATCTccccttctgtttttttttatgtatcttTAACAGACAATCAAATGAAGTTAATTAGAGGGTGGTTATAGTTGCTGGTGACATTTGGCCTTGTTGCTCCCAACAAACAAATagccactttgtttttttttgggatgaAGAAGACCTTGGTTTAAGTCAcataacaattttttttctttaggcaAAAGTAATTGAGAAGAAAAAATGATTTGGACTATTGCACGTGTGAAGATCAAACTgtaagaagacaaaaaaaacggcTTGTTTTAAGCACTGGTATATCAGAAGACTTTTAGCATTAGCATCTCAAGAATTTGCCAGAATATTTGGCTCCCTGTAAGCGGTGATGCTTGCAATATGTCATGGTGAATGGCGGATTTGATGTCATGATATTAAGTTACAGTTACGGTTCAGTAGGGAGCATAGCAAGGCCCTGGTGGCTTGTCTGACCGTGGTGTAAATGACATCAGCGCTTGCCAGGTCTGTGTCATCAGGTTATGATTTTCAATTGTGGGTGTCACCCGTCATCACGTGCGTCCAACCAGAATAACACTCTAATCCACAGTGAGCCCTTTACAACAGCAGGCTTCAGAGTCTAAGCAACTGGAATGTCCCCTAAACCGCTGAGATTTCGGCAGTAAATTCAGtcatgaaatacaaaaaaatgaaaagtataCAAAGTGACAATTCCAGATATCAGCCAGGTCCCACTTGGCATCTATCAACACACAGCACGGCTGATAATGAAGTGGAAGATGCATGCATGATAACTACTATATCTCCTCCATGGTCTAAATAAGTCTGCTTCATCACTACTTTGAGGCACAAAGCAGCAACTCTATCAATTGCTCTCCCTTATTTATAACATCACcaattcattttattatataaCTGTAATATAATTTGTCAGGTTGTTTAAGGCACACTTGCTAAAGCAAATTATTACTGCCACTAATGTGTGACATCATTAAGAGCCATCATGTGGTAAGCCCTGATCTTAGTCAACAAAGACACCTCCCACGGTGTTGCCTTTTAAGCGACATTCCAGGAAAACGATAAGAACTCTATAAACAACTTGTCTGTGTTCATCATATGTTTACTGGGAACAATATGTTGTAAAAGGAAATGAGTTAATACTCAAAGTTGATCAGCACATAAAACAATTGAATCATGCAGAAATCTTCAAACATATGAACTGGTATACACAGTGTTTTACATTGATTACATTTAAATCATGGATATCTGCAAATAATGTATCACGATTATACGATGATTAATGCATGTTAAACGATGACACACatctttaaaacaaaatgtatataaaaaaacaatgcaatgcTGATCGAGTCCTGATGATATTTGAGCTTTTTGATCAATTAGTCCAACGGTTCTGTTGTAAGAGCATGGATAAAAGCTTGCTAAGAAACAATATATTTGCTGACACATCTTTCCGTTTGATCTCAGGGGGTCCGGTTTGATCCAGAGATCCCCCAGACCCTTCGGTTGGAGTTCGCCAAGGCCAACACCAAGATGGCCAAGAACAAGCTGGTTGGCACCCCCAACCCCCTTCCCTCCCAGCAGAGCCCCGGGCCACAGTTCATTAGCAGAGACCCATGTGAGTACTTTGACCATTTGTCGTCTTACTCTTTGTCTGTGTTGCTGCTTCCTTTGGCCATTAATTGCTCTTGTTTGAGGTAACTAGACAGCTGTTTCCCTTTTAAGGATTATTTGTCATGAGTAGAGCAGTTGTGCATCAGCTGTGACTATACATGATAAATGGAGATTCACTTGGCTGCTAATCACTAATAAGTCTCTTTTAATGgtgttgtgtttgtgctttGTTGAAACATTGTTTTCATGTGGAAACAGGTTAATGGCATTTCACTTAGTAATCTGTAACCAAAAGTTGCTCCTCCCCAACTCTTCAAGTAAAATGTTTCACCAAAATCAGATTCTGTGCCATGATTGGGCAACTTGAGCAGAGTCCTCCACCTAAACAACACATGCCCCCTGCTAGATTAATGATTCATAAACAGTTCATGCTCTAATTATTTGGACTGAAGGCCTTTGAGTATCAGGCATGTATGAAATCTGCTAATGCAgctctgtacttttttttccccatttagtCAAATATTTGTCTGAGAGGCTTAAGGATTTTGCAAGAATCAGCCATTGATAGTTGAACATAGGCCAGCTGTGGTTGTACATTCTTCCTAAATGACCAAACCGCTCTTATCTTGGATCTTTTTTTGCCAGAGAAAGGGTGTGTACTCGGTGGGGCCTCAGTGGAAAATGGAAGGAAACGATTAATGAAACCATGACGTAATCATTAGGAGAGAAATTGCTGTCGTTTCCTGATAAGAGATGTTTAAATCAGCCAGTTTTCTCATGATGAACAGTGATTAACACTTAGCGGGAGACACCGAGAGCACTGGGAAAATGCTCCTTAACATTGTACGGCTATCTGATGGTTCTCCAATGAGCTGCTGTTTTGTTCTGCTTCTGCATTTGTATGTGTACACTTACTCTGTACCACTCTGCACTGTCACCTATCTCTTCACTCATGCACTATGCTCTTTTTTTCACTGTCACTTTATAGTCGACTCAATGAGTAGATCATCAAATCTGGGATGGTTTCCTCTCATTTTATTCTGAATTAAATCAGCTTTTCTAATTTGAGTAGTTTGGTAATCCCTGCCCCCTTAGTGACTGTTGCGACGCCTGTTAAGCTTTCCATTTTCACACGGGACATAAGCAgttcacaataaaaacatacagacatattTACCTGTCAGAGCCGTAGCTAAATAGCTAATCGATCTAATGTTAGTTTCATGAGTTGGATGAAAACGGCATCTCCGGCTGACTAAGTAATGCTTCCAGTTGgctcattttaaaaagaaagaatatgCACTTGATGCAACATAGCTTAATGCAAGATATTTTGCTAAGTACTGAGGCTGAAGTTACATGTCTTAGGCAAAAAAGTCTTCATCAGTTCATGTACCATTTAGAAGACTTGTAGTTTAACGCTAACTTAAGAAACAGCGTTGTTCTTGTATTGCAGTGTAGAGCTAGATAGTCCTAGCATTTTAAGTATGATAATAATACAATGTAAGCTCAGGCGTTTTCGTTCTGTTTTCACTTAAAGTTACAAGAGAAAAGGCTTTCAGCATGAAGAATAACCAATATGTTTGTGGACGGCCATGCTAACGATTGTAGCTTAGTTTTGATCCgataaacacacagtttaatCTGTTTCACACACTTTCGCTCTTGtgttttggaaatgtttttaaaaaaacgcACCATCCTCCAAACTCGATAATAATCTGCCAAGTACTATCACTCTCCCTACAGCCCAATGCCCACCGCTTTGGCATGTTGAGAAATCCGAGGCTTGACAGGCCTGCCATGCCTAGTTATGGTTGCTAAGCAATGATTGGACATCGCTGTTTAAGGGTTTTGCAAACGGTCCGTtggtttaaaacaaatgaaatgtgaGGAAGCTACTTCAGATACTCACCTGCGGTGcacctccacccccccccccccctccaccctgtagccacccacccatccactgGCCACTCTCCTCACTCcactcctccttcttcttctttccacAGATGAGCTCACAATGCCCGCTCTATATCCCAGCAGCCCAGACGTGTGGGCATCATACCCGCTGTACCCGGCGGAGCTGTCGCCGGCCCTCCCACCCGCTTTCACCTACCCCTCCTCGCTCCACGCTCAGGTAACCTGCAAACccatcccctcctcccccaccaTTACCACCGTCACCACCTAGACCACTGGCCCTCGCCTCTTCCTGAGCCCACCGCACAAAAACCTGCTGCCGTCAGCCCTGAAATCCCTCTCTGCTCCATCCCACAgacgcacacaccacacagtcTGAGCACACACCACACTGTCATTTGCTGATTTACTGATCTATTGATTACCTCTCTGTCGCTACTGCTACTGCTATGGGTCAAACATGTATTGTTTTGAAGTCAATGGGGTAGTTTGGATTTGGCAGAATTGTGCTATTTTTCTTACCTTCAGGCAAACCAATGTAGACTTGCCTGTGTAATGTGCTATAACAATCACATTATAGCTTAAAACTGCCATTTCTAAAATACTGATAGTCATGATAGCCACGTTCATCTGATATGAATGTGCTCCATAAAAGCAGGAAGTGGATCCGGAATTTGATACATCAAATTTGTTTATTGATAGTGAAATAATTGActttataaatatttaatttacaggGTGTAGTCCATTTTTGCAGACATGTAATGCTGTTTTACCCTTCTCTTGAGATGAACTGCTATCTGATCCCATTAACTTCCAGGAATcgaactaaactaaactaataaTCACTGCTCACCAAGAAAGGCATCCATGGGTGTGACTGACTTTTGAGTGTTCTAAGTAGGAACAAAAGAGCGATCCCaataattcaaaatggcacATGTTTCTACAGTAGAAGTTGAATGACCAATTAATGCTGATTGCAGCCAGTCACTAGCTCTCTGACTCTCACTCTTACCATGtcactttatttatcccaatTAGAGGCATCATCCGTACAACTGAAAGCTTCAGTGGTTTGCATCATCATTTGACCATCTCCTACTTCATTATTAAATCCCTCCTTTTCAACCAACCATGATCCAGTTTATTGAGGCCTTCTAATCTGCACAGCTCCACTGTGAGTTCACATAAGAGTTCATTATTGATCTCTTGAAATTCTTCTCATGGAGCCTGTTTGTTGCTGGCTGACGCTAATATGATCTCAGTATTAGACGTACTGTTTCTGAATTCTTGTTTGTTGATTTGGTTTTTAAAGCTTGCAATGATTTCTCCGTACATACATGTTACAGTATCTGGGTTATTCCATGTCTTTTATCTCTGCTAGAGAGTCTATAGATTATATTACCATACATAATACAGATACCAAGGTTATTTAAGTATAAAGGCCCCTAGCAAAGATACTAAAGCTAAAACTCGGATGATGTCAGAATTTAAAATGAGTGCGAGATGAATCTGCCTAGCtggcatttttttcacatgtgagcacacactgacacaaagaGAATCTGGCTTTGAGATTTCATTAGGGGGTTATGGGTAATGTTAGCATCTCACAACCCCTTTCTGCCCTTGAATAGATGCTGATGTGAGacataaaaatatgtatattgaCA
This genomic window contains:
- the LOC114574024 gene encoding RNA-binding protein with multiple splicing encodes the protein MNNNKIEKENEQSEFTNHEEEVRTLFVSGLPLDIKPRELYLLFRPFKGYEGSLIKLTSKQPVGFVSFDSRSEAEAAKNALNGVRFDPEIPQTLRLEFAKANTKMAKNKLVGTPNPLPSQQSPGPQFISRDPYELTMPALYPSSPDVWASYPLYPAELSPALPPAFTYPSSLHAQIRWLPPADGTPQGWKSRQFC